From one Lotus japonicus ecotype B-129 chromosome 3, LjGifu_v1.2 genomic stretch:
- the LOC130744450 gene encoding protein FAR1-RELATED SEQUENCE 5-like gives MTLGCERGGKYKPSTSVLKRKRTGTKKCNCPFRLRARRSNKDKMWTVLVHSGIHNHDTAEVLQGHSYVGRLNPEEKAMVGEMIEERVKASDILIAIRKHNPTNLTRIKQIYNEKQAYNRLKRGSLTEMQHLMKLLEEHKYAHWSRVQDGTDVVRSLFWAHPDSIHLFNEFPHVVILDSTYKTNRYRIPLLEMVGVTLTNLTYSIAFAYMENEQKDEVVWAVNRLKDLIINEDNLPKVFVTDKDQVFMLILFFACRLLFFACRLT, from the coding sequence ATGACACTAGGATGTGAGCGTGGCGGCAAATATAAACCATCCACATCGGTGTTAAAGCGAAAGCGGACTGGAACTAAGAAGTGTAATTGTCCATTCAGGCTAAGGGCAAGGCGTAGTAATAAAGATAAAATGTGGACGGTGCTTGTGCATAGTGGGATCCATAATCATGACACTGCTGAGGTTTTGCAGGGTCACTCATATGTTGGCCGTCTAAATCCAGAGGAAAAGGCGATGGTGGGAGAAATGATTGAAGAAAGGGTCAAGGCCAGTGATATTTTGATTGCTATAAGGAAACACAACCCAACCAACTTGACTAGAATTAAACAGATTTACAATgagaagcaagcatacaacaggTTGAAGAGGGGATCGTTGACCGAGATGCAACACTTGATGAAGTTGTTGGAAGAACACAAATACGCACATTGGTCTAGGGTGCAGGATGGTACTGATGTGGTCAGATCTTTGTTTTGGGCACACCCTGATTCCATTCACTTGTTCAATGAGTTTCCTCATGTTGTGATTCTGGATAGTACATACAAGACCAATAGGTACAGGATCCCTTTACTTGAGATGGTGGGGGTTACGTTGACAAATTTGACATACTCAATTGCTTTTGCGTACATGGAGAATGAGCAAAAGGATGAGGTTGTTTGGGCTGTGAATAGATTAAAAGACTTGATCATTAATGAGGACAATCTGCCGAAGGTCTTTGTTACAGACAAAGACCAAGTTTTtatgcttatactcttcttTGCTTGTAGGTTACTCTTCTTTGCTTGTAGATTAACATGA
- the LOC130744449 gene encoding protein MAIN-LIKE 1-like, with amino-acid sequence MAQGSQDDSPPRKTARVVGPSTEPTAPRDRSSTHASNRKRSEEANRGKGRGRGRGRGRNAEQEPVVQDQQDDEIMADQQDDDTEAEETSGEEETSGEEEVEEDVGADLEAEFEEESGDEDDENRLWYEGGPFDLCLLSKYGEHIARDIWRSYKRPNYETRGVLKTYNHGRMCHPVVHHARYIRGVVHDAGLRWVMKCTSPSVDQSIISAFVERWHPETSSFHLPWGEMTITLEDVSALLHLPVEGEFFSFGNPTREEAAPAVAQLLDVDIELVMEEFDACRGPSLRFSFLQAIVDKHVAANNEVPACRAYMLRLIGMTLFCDKSNTYIGVVYLSLFEDVENASRWNWGAATLAYLYGQLGEASRNGAKSVAGYLSLLQSWVFAHFPGSLFERRDNPAYTPDRPVALTWEALRGTTEVAQKRMNLDTFPASSVIWRPYVEHYAHWPFPQVALYRGFIKHAGMIFPYLPDRVIRQFGRIQYVPDPPPSSVTCRECDRRFAHWNDHICHLSEEAAFPFQTTGEYTPWYIKVSHPYMVPDEYKGDRFSFLESQFAELALYSGIAVDPTTDGSPPPGSPMWDAVHNMHTIIEGAVHGRGRKIRGRDSGAGPSNSGR; translated from the exons ATGGCGCAGGGCAGTCAAGACGACAGC CCTCCTAGGAAAACTGCCCGTGTTGTTGGTCCTTCTACTGAACCTACTGCTCCACGGGATCGTAGCTCCACTCATGCTTCTAACCGCAAACGGTCAGAAGAGGCTAATAGAGGAAAGGGTAGAGGAAGGGGTAGAGGAAGGGGTAGGAATGCTGAACAAGAGCCTGTTGTACAGGATCAGCAGGATGATGAGATTATGGCTGATCAGCAGGATGATGACACTGAGGCGGAGGAGACTAGTGGTGAGGAGGAGACTAGTGGTGAAGAGGAGGTTGAGGAGGATGTCGGTGCTGACCTTGAGGCGGAGTTTGAGGAGGAGTCTGGTGATGAGGACGATGAGAACAGGTTGTGGTATGAGGGAGGTCCGTTTGACCTTTGCTTGTTGTCTAAGTATGGCGAACATATAGCTCGTGACATATGGAGGTCATACAAGCGGCCAAATTATGAGACTAGAGGCGTGCTCAAGACCTATAATCATGGGAGGATGTGTCATCCTGTAGTTCATCATGCTCGGTACATAAGGGGTGTGGTGCATGATGCAGGTTTGCGGTGGGTGATGAAATGCACAAGCCCGAGTGTTGACCAGAGCATTATTTCTGCTTTTGTTGAGCGATGGCATCCTGAGACGTCATCTTTCCACTTACCCTGGGGGGAAATGACGATCACACTTGAAGATGTCTCAGCATTACTCCACTTGCCTGTAGAGGGTGAGTTCTTCTCCTTTGGTAACCCGACTAGGGAAGAGGCGGCTCCTGCGGTTGCTCAGTTACTTGATGTGGACATTGAGCTTGTGATGGAGGAGTTTGATGCTTGTAGGGGTCCATCTCTTCGCTTTAGCTTTCTCCAAGCTATTGTGGACAAACACGTAGCGGCCAACAATGAAGTTCCTGCATGCCGAGCTTACATGCTGCGGTTGATTGGCATGACCCTTTTCTGTGACAAGAGCAACACATATATTGGTGTTGTGTATTTGTCTCTGTTTGAAGATGTTGAGAATGCATCAAGGTGGAACTGGGGAGCTGCCACTTTGGCTTACTTGTATGGTCAGCTCGGGGAGGCCAGCAGGAACGGTGCTAAGTCTGTTGCTGGTTATTTATCTCTTCTGCAG TCATGGGTGTTTGCCCACTTCCCCGGATCCTTGTTTGAGCGCAGGGACAACCCTGCCTACACGCCAGACAGGCCCGTTGCACTAACTTGGGAGGCGCTTCGAGGGACTACTGAGGTTGCGCAGAAGAGGATGAACCTGGATACGTTTCCGGCCAGTTCTGTGATTTGGAGACCTTATGTAGAGCATTATGCTCACTGGCCCTTCCCTCAGGTTGCCTTGTATAGGGGATTTATCAAGCATGCCGGGATGATATTCCCATACCTCCCAGATCGAGTCATCAGGCAGTTCGGCCGGATTCAGTATGTGCCAGATCCCCCACCATCGTCAGTTACGTGCCGGGAGTGTGATCGTCGATTTGCGCACTGGAATGATCACATTTGTCATCTGTCGGAAGAAGCTGCTTTCCCTTTTCAGACCACTGGCGAATACACTCCTTGGTATATCAAGGTCTCACACCCTTACATGGTCCCAGATGAGTACAAAGGCGACCGCTTCTCATTTCTAGAG agccagtttgcggAGCTTGCGTTGTACTCTGGCATTGCGGTTGATCCGACGACAGATGGATCGCCCCCGCCGGGTTCACCGATGTGGGATGCGGTGCACAATATGCATACCATCATCGAGGGAGCAGTGCACGGGAGGGGAAGAAAGATCAGGGGACGGGACTCGGGAGCTGGGCCTTCAAATTCTGGGCGCTAG
- the LOC130745131 gene encoding uncharacterized protein LOC130745131 produces MAGNHNHHVLQLVLSCRRITAQVTNTTTSSIIAMASSSEHEFLAHYRAHLNRVPRSHRFWDAKVASRVGEKLGFRLREIGVTGVHIDPRDELSRPVHYRLMVSPLFDSIKRAGVEVSGVDGFPLCVTPSN; encoded by the coding sequence ATGGCGGGCAACCACAACCACCACGTACTCCAGCTAGTGCTATCGTGCCGGCGAATCACCGCCCAGGTGACGAACACCACCACCTCATCCATCATAGCCATGGCCTCCTCTTCCGAGCACGAGTTCCTCGCCCACTACCGCGCCCACCTCAACCGCGTCCCAAGATCCCACCGCTTCTGGGACGCCAAAGTCGCCTCTCGCGTCGGCGAAAAGCTAGGGTTCCGCCTCAGGGAAATCGGCGTCACCGGTGTTCACATTGACCCTCGCGATGAGCTTTCGCGCCCCGTCCACTACCGCCTGATGGTTTCCCCCCTGTTCGATTCCATCAAACGCGCCGGCGTCGAGGTCTCCGGCGTTGACGGTTTCCCTTTGTGCGTCACACCTTCCAATTGA